Within the Oceaniferula flava genome, the region GCACACACCGGAAAAACATGGTTTCGATATCAACGTGGGTGGGCGCGAGTGGGGGCAGCCCAAAGGTAAGGGGAAGTATTTCTATCCCTGGGATATGCCCGGTCTGGAAGGTGGTGCAAAGGGAGACTTCCTCACTGACCGACTGACCACGGAGTCGATCAAGTGGATCGATGGCGTTAAAGAGAAACCCTTCCTGCTCTATCTATCCTACTACGCCGTGCATGGCCCGATCATGACCAAACCGGAACTTAAGAAAAAGTATCAAGCAAAGCTCAAAGCCGGTGATTTCCAACAAAAGAATGCCGCCTACGCAGGTATGATTCAGAGCGTCGACGAAAGTGTCGGCAGGGTGATGGATTACCTGAAAAAGAACGGCCTGGCCGACAACACCCTAGTCATCTTCACCGGTGACAATGGCGGCGTCGCCGAGACCAGCAGTGGTGGCCTGCGCAAAGGCAAAGCTTGGTCGTATGAGGGTGGCACCCGTGAACCCTTCATTGTAAAATGGCCGGGGAAAGTCAAAGCCGGCAGCTCCAGTGACACGCCAGTGATCGGCATGGACATCTACCCGACGATTCTCGAAGCCGCTGGAGTCAGCCAGCCGAAAGATCAAGCCTGCGATGGGATCAGCTTGGTTCCCCACATGGAAGAAGGCGCGTCGATCGATCGCGACACGCTCTATTGGCACTACCCGCACTATCACAAAACCAAACCCTACAGCGCCATCCGCAAAGGCAACTGGAAGCTGATCCGATTCCATGAGGACGGAAAATTGGAACTCTATCATCTTCGCAAAGACCCCTCTGAATCGCAGAACC harbors:
- a CDS encoding sulfatase, whose protein sequence is MFDLKSLCLRAMVVGSLSFVPATAEERPPNVVVFLVDDIGWGDVGCYGSQLHETPAIDTLAKEGMKFTHGYSACTVCSPSRAAIMTGQYPARLHLTDWIAGHVHAKAKLQVPDWKMYIDHSLTTIPEALKSKGYATGFFGKWHLMPHKQPELMPEHTPEKHGFDINVGGREWGQPKGKGKYFYPWDMPGLEGGAKGDFLTDRLTTESIKWIDGVKEKPFLLYLSYYAVHGPIMTKPELKKKYQAKLKAGDFQQKNAAYAGMIQSVDESVGRVMDYLKKNGLADNTLVIFTGDNGGVAETSSGGLRKGKAWSYEGGTREPFIVKWPGKVKAGSSSDTPVIGMDIYPTILEAAGVSQPKDQACDGISLVPHMEEGASIDRDTLYWHYPHYHKTKPYSAIRKGNWKLIRFHEDGKLELYHLRKDPSESQNLSSQFAEKAKTLAEQLDAWLKSVDAQHMTPNPAYDPKAGKRGQKGKRK